From Medicago truncatula cultivar Jemalong A17 chromosome 7, MtrunA17r5.0-ANR, whole genome shotgun sequence, a single genomic window includes:
- the LOC120575750 gene encoding UDP-glycosyltransferase 73C3, translated as MPKCPYLFIPIVPCQHNTHTHTKKTSTMNSTPKCYNDLHFIFIPLMAPGHLLPMVDMAKLLARRKVKVTILTTPLNSIRFQSTIDREIQLGSQIQIVHIKFPSVESGIPEGCESVDTLPSMDLMSNFYIALCKMQNSLENVFEKLRPIPSCVISDKHISCVAEIAMKFKVPRIIFDGTNCFHLLCNHNLRNFNNIPNEGKFIVPGMPDQIELRKCQLPGLFNPGENKKLNGFREEVREIEEKYSYGVVVNSFEELEEKYVEEYKRVTGYKVWCVGPVSLSNNDELDKFERGKKLNSNDESQYDKILKWLDSWPSNSVIYVCLGSLNRATPQQLKEVGLGLEATKRPFIWVLRGAYGREEMEKWLYEEGFEGRVKNRGFLIKGWAPQVLILSHKAIGIFLTHCGWNSTLEGISCGVPLVTFPMFAEQFYNEKVVVQVVKNGVSVGAQSAVHLGEEEKCCVVVKRENVRDAIENVMGEGEEKEKIRGRARKYADMAREAIEEGGSSYRNMTLLIEDIIHLQGL; from the coding sequence ATGCCAAAAtgtccttatttatttattcccaTCGTTCCATGCCAacataacacacacacacacacaaaaaaaactaGCACAATGAACTCAACACCAAAATGTTACAATGATCTCCATTTCATATTCATCCCCTTAATGGCACCTGGTCATCTTCTTCCTATGGTAGACATGGCAAAGTTATTAGCACGTCGCAAAGTTAAGGTAACAATACTCACCACACCCCTTAATTCCATTCGATTTCAATCCACCATAGATAGAGAAATTCAATTAGGATCACAAATCCAAATTGTTCACATTAAATTTCCAAGTGTAGAGTCTGGAATCCCAGAGGGATGTGAAAGTGTTGACACTTTACCTTCAATGGATTTAATGTCCAACTTTTACATAGCTTTATGCAAGATGCAAAATTCATtagaaaatgtttttgaaaaGCTAAGACCAATTCCAAGTTGTGTAATTTCAGATAAACACATTTCATGTGTAGCTGAAATTGCAATGAAATTCAAAGTTCCGAGAATTATATTCGACGGGACTAATTGTTTTCATCTATTATGCAATCACAATTTACgcaattttaataatattcctAATGAAGGGAAATTTATTGTTCCTGGAATGCCCGATCAAATTGAGTTGCGAAAATGTCAGCTTCCAGGGTTATTTAATCcaggggaaaacaaaaaattaaatggttttCGCGAAGAAGTAAgggaaatagaagaaaaatattctTATGGAGTAGTGGTTAATAGTTTCgaagaattggaagaaaaatatgttgaagaGTATAAAAGAGTAACTGGTTATAAAGTATGGTGTGTTGGCCCAGTTTCATTATCAAATAATGACGAGTTAGATAAATTTGAAAGAGGGaagaaattaaattcaaatgatGAAAGTCAATATGATAAAATTCTCAAGTGGCTTGATTCATGGCCTTCAAATTCTGTTATTTATGTTTGTCTCGGTAGTTTAAACCGTGCAACACCTCAACAATTGAAAGAGGTTGGATTGGGATTAGAGGCAACAAAAAGGCCATTCATTTGGGTGTTGAGAGGTGCATATGGAAGAGAGGAAATGGAGAAATGGTTATATGAAGAAGGGTTTGAGGGAAGGGTGAAGAATAGAGGCTTTTTGATAAAGGGTTGGGCACCACAAGTGTTGATACTATCACACAAAGCAATAGGTATTTTTTTGACACATTGTGGATGGAATTCAACATTGGAAGGGATTTCTTGTGGGGTGCCTTTAGTAACATTTCCCATGTTTGCTGAACAGTTTTATAATGAGAAAGTTGTGGTGCAAGTTGTGAAGAATGGTGTGAGTGTGGGAGCTCAAAGTGCTGTGCATTTAGGAGAGGAAGAAAAGTGTTGCGTTGTTGTTAAGAGAGAAAATGTTAGAGATGCTATTGAGAATGTAATGGGTGAGggtgaagaaaaggaaaagattaGGGGAAGAGCTAGAAAATATGCTGACATGGCAAGGGAAGCAATAGAAGAAGGTGGTTCTTCTTACCGCAACATGACTCTACTAATTGAAGAT